In a single window of the Caulobacter soli genome:
- a CDS encoding Lrp/AsnC family transcriptional regulator: protein MSEQLDAVDAKILDLIQHDAGLSVAEIAERVGLSSSPCWRRIKRLEDAGVIQRRVTILDREKLGLGFEVYCTAKLSLPTKENLEVFEQAVGKWAEVVQCATVTGAADYELRIVTRDMRAFDEFLRDKLLSLGLVSNIESRIVIRGVKNSTAVPLGLVSPYVSPLS from the coding sequence TTGTCCGAACAACTCGACGCCGTGGATGCCAAGATCCTGGATCTCATCCAACACGACGCCGGACTGTCCGTCGCGGAGATCGCGGAGCGAGTCGGGCTGTCTTCCAGCCCGTGCTGGCGCCGGATCAAGCGCCTTGAAGACGCGGGCGTGATTCAGCGCCGCGTGACGATCCTCGACCGCGAAAAGCTGGGCCTGGGTTTCGAGGTCTATTGCACCGCCAAGCTGTCGCTGCCGACCAAGGAAAACCTCGAGGTGTTCGAGCAGGCCGTGGGCAAGTGGGCCGAGGTGGTGCAGTGCGCCACCGTGACCGGCGCGGCCGACTACGAGCTGCGCATCGTCACCCGCGACATGCGCGCCTTCGACGAGTTCCTGCGCGACAAGCTGCTGTCGCTGGGCCTGGTCAGCAACATCGAAAGCCGGATCGTCATCCGCGGCGTCAAGAACTCCACGGCCGTGCCGTTGGGTCTGGTCAGCCCCTATGTCAGCCCGCTGAGCTAG
- a CDS encoding pirin family protein, with amino-acid sequence MIDLVIDQRRKDLGGFEVGRVLPFHSRRMVGPFTFFDHMGPVEFEPGFPRNVDVRPHPHIGLSTLTYLFEGEITHKDSIGSNLAIRPGEVNWMTAGSGITHSERFEHLREVGGKMHGIQAWVALPDGQEEIAPAFSHHARDEMPIFEDKGLKAALVAGKAFGASAKVPVFSPLFYVHWEMAAGAKAGLPAEYPERAAYVAVGKVEVDGQVLHAGQMAVFKPGETIVFEALEPSTVMLLGGEPVGPRFIEWNFVSSSKERIEQAKADWRAQRMKLPDLDDQEFTPLPEPPPPAPPMS; translated from the coding sequence ATGATCGACCTCGTCATCGACCAGCGCCGCAAGGATCTCGGCGGCTTCGAGGTCGGGCGCGTGCTGCCGTTCCACAGCCGGCGGATGGTGGGGCCCTTCACCTTCTTCGACCACATGGGTCCCGTCGAGTTCGAGCCCGGCTTCCCGCGCAATGTCGACGTGCGGCCGCACCCGCACATCGGCCTGTCGACCCTGACCTATCTGTTCGAGGGCGAGATCACCCACAAGGACAGCATCGGCTCCAACCTGGCCATCCGTCCCGGCGAGGTGAACTGGATGACGGCCGGCAGCGGCATCACCCATTCCGAGCGCTTCGAGCACCTGCGCGAGGTGGGCGGCAAGATGCACGGCATCCAGGCCTGGGTGGCCCTGCCCGACGGCCAGGAGGAGATCGCCCCGGCCTTCTCGCACCACGCCCGCGACGAGATGCCGATCTTCGAGGACAAGGGCCTGAAGGCCGCCTTGGTGGCCGGCAAGGCGTTCGGCGCCTCGGCCAAGGTGCCGGTGTTCTCGCCGCTGTTCTACGTGCACTGGGAAATGGCGGCGGGCGCCAAGGCCGGGCTGCCGGCCGAATATCCCGAGCGCGCGGCCTATGTGGCGGTCGGCAAGGTCGAGGTCGACGGCCAGGTGCTGCACGCCGGCCAGATGGCGGTGTTCAAGCCGGGCGAAACGATCGTCTTCGAGGCCCTGGAGCCCTCGACCGTCATGCTGCTGGGCGGCGAGCCGGTGGGGCCGCGCTTCATCGAGTGGAACTTCGTCTCCTCGTCCAAGGAGCGGATCGAACAGGCCAAGGCCGACTGGCGCGCCCAGCGCATGAAGCTGCCCGACCTGGACGACCAGGAGTTCACCCCCCTGCCCGAACCGCCGCCGCCCGCCCCGCCGATGTCGTAG